In the Balaenoptera ricei isolate mBalRic1 chromosome 1, mBalRic1.hap2, whole genome shotgun sequence genome, GGCCTGAGGTGAGGGTCCATCAGCCTGAGGTGAGGGTCCATCATCCTGGGGGTTCCACAAGCCTGCAGAGGGTCCCCGGCTACAAGCTCACTCCAGTCCCTCACTCCTGTGCCCAGCGGTGCCCTCAGCCTGCCCGGCCCCATCTCCCACCGCACTCGGGTGGTGTCGCGCCAGCGCTCTGGGGCCAGCCGCCCCCATCCCCAGCTTCCCGCCAGAGCAGACAAGCCGGCCTGCAGAGTGTCTGCCCCTGTCACCCTTCACACTGAGACCCCACGACATCCACCCAGAGCATTCCCAGGACGTGACCACCCCTCTTATCCTCAGACCCGAGAGCCACGTGACAACCCAGTCCCCTCCAGGGTGTCGCAGATGCGGCCTCGCACCGGACACCTGCATCTCGGCCCCAGCCCCGCTCCGTGCCCCCGGGCACACCCCGGCAGGAGGGGTACCTTTGTTTCTTCCATAGAAGACGTCAGGCAGCTTACTGGCACGCTTGAGGTAGAAGAATGCAGCCACGGAGAGGATGAGGCCCGAGCTGATGAGAAACGTCCCCAGGAAGAGGGAGGCTGCCACCTGGGGGCCCCCTGCAAGCGAGGTGAGGGCTGCCAGGGGTGCACACCTGGGCTCCCGCAGGGGCCGAGGGGTCCACACACAGGGGTGTGGGGCCCCCCTGCACTCGAACTGCCCAGGCCTCAGGTTCTCGGGGGCCTGGGCTGTCAAGACGTTCAGTGATCCTGGCCCCCGAGACCCCCATCTCCTCCCTTGACACTCAGTGCAGACTCTGGGGCCCCCATGGCCCTGATGTGCGGATACACCCCACCTCGCCTCTCTGGAGCTGGTCAGCTGTCACCCGGGGTGGCCCTCCCAGCACCAAGATGCCTGCCGTCTTCACCTCCACAGGTTCAGGCGGGCCGGCGGGCGGACGCCGAGCTGGAGGCTCTGCATTTAGGTGCCCGTGGGAGGCGCCTTTCTGACCCTGACACACAGGCACAAGGCCGGCCACGCTAGAGCCTCAGGAGGGACGGGTTCCAGCTACACCGCCCCAAACTTGCCAACTGGAAGCGGGCGCAACACTGGACTGCAGGGGCCTCACCTGCCACCCTCTGCTGCAAGGCCCAGGCCCACATCGCAAGAAGCTGGGGCTGTCTGGGCCCACCCTGCCCCAAACACTGCTGGTCGGCCCACGCCAGCACAAGGCCACTTGCTTCCGGTCCTGAGACTCGCAGGGAAGGCCTGAGCCCTTGGTCCAGGTCAACGTGTCCTCTGCTGAAGGACCAGGGTCTGGGGGGTCAGGACCCCCATCACAACCCAGTCACCTCAGAAGAGGTGGCTACACCCTGGGGCAGGCCCCGCTCCGTGACTGCAGTGGTCCCTGGTGGCCTGGGCACCACACCCCCACAGCCTGGCCACTCCCTGTGGCTCGGCCAGCGTCCCAGGTACGACAGGATGCCTGCCAGCAGGAACAGGCGGGGGAGCAGAGCGTCTCCCGTGTCTGCACCTGAGGACCAGGTGGTGTGGAGGGCACGTCTGTCTGCCTGCAGTGTCTGCAGTCCCCTCCAAGACCGATGTCCTAGAAGAGCCACCAGGGACGGTGCAAGGGGACCTCATATGCCCTCCCACCTTGGAGAACTGCACGTCCTGAGCTCCCAGGGACCAAGGGGCCGGGGGGCCTCTAAGCAAGGCAACGGGTTAagacgtgggcttccctggtggcacagtggttaagaatccgcctgccaatacaggggacacgggttcaggccctggtccgggaggatcccacatgctgcagagcaactaagcccatgcgccacaactactgagcctgtgctctagagtccgtgagccacaactactgagcccacgtgccacaactactgaagcccacacgcctagagcctgtgctctgcaacgagaagccactgcaatgagaggcctgcgcactgcgaggaagactggcccccgctcgccgcaaccagaaaAAACGAAAGCCCggacgcagcaacaaagacccaacgcagccaaaactaactaactaactaaattaattaaaaaaaaaaaaaaaaaaagggttaagaCGTGCAGCCCGTTCAGAGGCACGTGGGGGCCCACGCCAAGTCTTTTGAATCAACCCCAGACCCTGACTTCAAAGCCGGCCGAGCTTCCATACCGTCCGGGGTCCTGCTCCGTGACCAGTGCTGGGTCCGGGACAGAGCTCTTGGCTGGGGTGGAGCCTGCCCTTGACTGTGGACGTGGCCCTGCCGTGGCCAGCATCGGTGGTTGGGTGTGCGCTGGGAATGGCTCCGATGGCGCCCCCGTGTCCCCCCAGGACTGGTCCGGTGAGCCGAGAGACTTACCAAAGCTCGGCCGCCCGGGCGTCCCTGTGCTCCTGTTCATGGGGAAGTGTGCGCCCCGGGCAGCGACTGCGGGCGAGCAGAGCAGTCAGTGCGGCTGGCTCCACAGGCCGCCCGGACCCACGTGAGGTCCTGGACCAGGCACGGGGGCCCCGCGGAGGGCCCCTGGGGAGCCAGAGACGCAGCCCAAAGGGGCCGGAAATGAGACAGGGAGGCGGCCGTGGGGGCAGAGCAGCCCCCACCCCACAGCTGTCCTGAGGGGCAAGAGGACTCGGGGAGAGGGCTCCTGGGAGGTGTCCACCGAGGGACAGTGGCCCAGGTGTGGGGACAACCACGAGAACTCCCACCCTTTCCTCCAGGACTTGCAGGTGTGGACCCTTGGTGAGAagcaggcagggggaggggcggggggacgTACAGCCTCTGCACTCGGAGCTGTTGTGAGTTCCGTTCCTGCAGCGGATGCAGCTGACGGTCCCGTCCTCGGCCCGGTGCCCGTAGCAGCCTGTGGCGGGAGACAGGAGGCTCGGCTCAAAGCAAGCCCACGCCAGCCGGCTGCCTTCGGGGAGCACTATGCTTTGAGTCTGTAAAACCACATTTATTCCAGGACGCTAGTTCACCCACTCTGGAAGCTTGGATGGATTTCAGAACAAGAACCGCCGCCGCGGGAACCGCAGCCAGCCCTCTCTCGCACAGGGATTCCCACCGGCCCCTTGCCAGATGTCTCGGAAAGGGTTTCAGAGGCCCGGATGGGGACCCGAAATCGACAGGTGCCGAGTATACACGCTGGAGGGGACCAGAGGCGAGCCCCACCTCCCACGTCCGCCAGGGGCTGCAGCGCACTCCCGCTCGGCCGCCACGAGGGACGAGGTCCGTCTGCGCCAGTGTGCTgctgcccgcccccgcccccgcccccgggcgGCCCAAGCACATTCGAACCGCATTCCTGCCCTGACCAACGCCGCGGCCAGTGGCCTCCCCACAGCCTGCGGCCCGCCCTGCAGCTGGGAGTGGTCCAGCTCTTGCCAGCCAGCGGTCTGCGGACAGCCCACCTTGCCAACTGCGCCCTTTAAGGGCAGAAATTGTGTCTTACACCTTTACTTCTTCTTAACACCCCGGCACGTAGCACGCGCTGAGAGAACGCACTGGAGAAATACTGGTTGCAGGTGCTGGAGGCCAGCACAGACTTGACCAGCACGCAGTCTACACACAAACGGGCCCCTCAGAGGAAGGCCTTCCTGCTGTGACGCCAAGCAGATGGCAGGGCCTGAAGAGTGATGGGGGCAGACGGGCTGAGCGCCGGGCCAGGAGGCCACGTCAGACCCAACGTGGAATAGTACAGTATCAGGAACAGGCCTTCGTTTCTTGTAAGAACAGGGCTTCTCTTCTGAAGTAGCTGGGCTCCTTCCCTTCACTCGGCATTTCTTGGGAGGGGCTGACCTCTGGGGGGCTGCTCGAGGAGGCCTAGGAACATGGGGTCCTGGGTAACAGGCCTGTCGCCAAGGCAACGATTCTCCCGAGAGCTCCCTCCGCCAGCCCCAAGGTACCTGGGCTCCTTGGTAAAGCTGCCAGGGCTGCTGGCCACAAGGAGGCCCTGCGCTGTGTGCAGGGACAAAGCACAGCTGGGGGCCAGGACCAGCGACCAGATTTAAGGAGCGAAGGTTGACCTTGCTGAGCCTTAAAGCCCCTTGAAaaacagcccagggcctggctcacTGGGTTCCCTGCCTTACCCAGTGAGTAAGGAAGGTCACCGCCTGGCAGGGCCAGGAACCTCAGCATGTGGGGACCTCAAGAAAAGAGGAATTCACCCAAACCTAGAGGTACTGCAGGCAGAGTCTGGTGCTGAGTCCTTGGCTTGGCTTCCTGGACTCGAGAGGCCCTGTGAAAAGGCCAGCAAAGCAGACTTAAGAAGAGCCTCTGTGGTCAGTCACTGTTGTGGCTAAATTCCCTTAAACAATCAGGCCAAGTTTGGGGAGGCTGGACTTATTCTTAAGACAACGAGTGTCAATGTGACTCTGTCTGGTAGAAAGGGGCCGGCGGTGGAGAGAAGCGACCGTTCAGTAGGAAACTGCGATCCGTCCGTCGGAGCAGATTCCAGTCCTGCCCACCGTCCTCGAGGCCCAGCCGCCTGTGAACCGGACCGGACACTGAAacctccccgcctcccccgctGTCGGGCTCTGACTCTCCACACTAACGTTTCCGCTTCTCTCCCACCCTTCTGACTTCGAATCACAAGAACCAAAACTGCCGTTTCCCAAAGCCCTGCAAACTGATGTGAACTTCAGGCCGTCACCTCGACAGGTCGTGGCAACGGCGGGCCACTGGGAAAGTTCCTGCGTCGAGGGTCTCCACGCTGTCCCCTCCCCACCTACTGCCCACACGCAGAGGCCTCACTGGTGGGGGCCCACCCACAATCCTCTTCCTGAACTGAGTCTGACGGGGCGGCCTGTCCCAGGACTGAGGGCCAGTGAGACACGGGAGCTGCTGCTTATCTGGTTCTTTTCTGCTTGCTCCATCCATTTCCTCTCCCCTTTGCTGACCTCCTATCCCACAACTTCTAACCCAAATCTCTCCACAGCTACCAACTTGGCTTTTAATATGTGAAACTTTCCGAAGGTAAAGTTTCAAGTGAGGAGGAGACAAACCCCATATGGgagctgccccccgccccccaaccaggAGAAGACGGGAGTCGGGCGACCATGTTACAATCATCCCCGGCCTCCTTCAGCTGCCCCAGTGTTTCAGCCACTTGCCCACAATCGCCTCCTTGTTCAACCTGATGTGTAAGCGCTGAGATTCTGCCACTTACTTGGGACTCCATTTCCTCCCGTGTCCCGTAAAACTTGTACACATTTCTGGACTTTGCTGCTCCTGTCTTGTGTCAGCTTGTCTCAGGCCAGCTGAAACTCCCTGCGAGGGAAGAGGCAGTCCTACCTGCCCCCACCCCGCAGGCCTGGAGCCACCGTGTCCTCCTGGGGtcctgcccccacctccaggACGAGGCCCCATCACCCTCGCTGCCTCTGCCCACCCCTCTGGCCCCTCCTTCCCGAGGCCATCTAGGCTGGCTCATGCCAAAGCTCACCTGGGCCACACAGGCTAGTGCCTGGGCAGGTGGCGTTGGTGTCCACCACGTCCACACAACACTTGGGCTGCTGGCCCTAGAGGGGAGATAGTGGTGAGTTTCCAGACCCTGCGGCCGGGCAGCTTGTGTGGGCCAGGCCCAGGGCGGTATCTGCAGAGGGGCTCCCAGCAAGCTCACCCCAACACCTGGGGCTCTGGCCTCTTGTAGTCAGCGTCCGGTGACTGTGCCCCGCTGACCCAGAGCAAGGTGAGGACGCACGGCCACACCGCACGGACGCTCCCCGGGACAGCACCTGGCGTCCGGCGAGCGTTTGGTGACTGAGCCAACAACCGAAGTGTTGGGCTGGCACCTGCCAGGGCACATTCCGTGGCACCTGGACTCCCAAAGGCAGGAAGGAGACCCGCTCGGGGGATCCCTCGGGGCCCACCCAGAGATTCTGTTGGGGGTGGGCTAGAGCGGCCTGGTGGGCAGGGGGTGGTCCTCTCCTCCActgcccacccaccctccccttgGGGCCTCCCTGCAGCCCTTTCTTTTCTCACGGGGGTCTCCTGGGTCACGGGAAGAGCTGCCATCTTCGCCTTGTGGGCCACAGGTGGGCACAGGGCAGGCATTTCAACCGTGAAGTTATTTATATTAGTCGCCACTTGCAGCTGGTGGCTTTGAAAATCAAAAGATGAAGCTGCTAAGAAAGGAAGCACATGTGTTTCTGGGCAGTGGTGAAACAGGAAGATAAATCCAGGCCCCCTTGGCCTCCCTAGTGAGAGCCTGTGCGGccctcacagtgtgtctgcccgTGCTCCCGACCAAACAGCCCACATTCCTGGACGCTCCTGTGATGCTTCTGCAATTCTACAGACACCTGCATCGGGGTTTCCAGCTTGGCCCCCACAGAGGAAAGGTCTGGCCCAGAGcagcagggtggggaggaggcaaaCACGCCGGCCAGGCCCACGTGCAGGAGTGGGCGGTGTGGGCGCCGCATTCACACACCAGACGGCGGCGTCCGGGGCAGCTCTGCTCCGTGCGTTCATCCCGGCCGAGCTGGCTTCCCAGGACTGGCACACTGTGATTTGCAAGGGGCACCTCAGGGCGACTGAGGAATGGTGGGCGCCTCCCGGACACCAGCGGGCCGAGGCCAAGCCCGAGAGGGATGCCTGGGCGCCCCGCCCCACCCAACCCGGCAGGGGCCGAGCGGCTGGACGGCTCACCATCCTGCAGGACGAGCAGCTGGGTGTGTGCAGACATGGCCGGCACCTCCAGAAACCACAGCCTGGCACACCTGTGTCGCCGGCTTGGGAGAGCCATGACCTGGCCGAGTCTGAGCCTGAAGTGGGCGTCTCTGTCCGCCCCACTAGCTGTGGCCAGTGCCAGTGGGGGCAGCTCTGTGGAGACCCTATTTCAGCTCCAGAAAGAGGTCTAGTTGGGCAGAGGGAAAGGAGGTTCTAGCAGGCAGAGTGGAGCCGGTGCCGGGGGTGGGGCTGTGCGTCTGCTGCCCGCCCAGAGGCACAGGCCCCTCTGACCCTGACAGTGGGCACGGTCAGCATCTCGGGGGCCGGGACGAGGGTGGCACCTAAAGGTGGAAGGGAGAGCCCCTGGGAgaagagcccacgagccacgtgACGGGTGCTCACCGCACTTCCTGAGGATCTACTGGCAACTTCCACCAGGAGGCTGGCCAGGAGGACGGCGCGCTGGAGCGCCATGTCCCGGAGCTCAGGGTCTGCGAGAGAGAGGGGTGCTGTGTGGCCACAGGCGACGCCTGGCAGGGCAGGGCACTGGGCCGGGGCCAGGGCGTAGGATGCTTACCTGGCCCTCCTGGAGCCCGGCAGACCCTCGGTCCGGGGCCTGCAAATCGAGGTGGACAGGTGAGGCCGTGCTGCTGGTCAAGCGCAGCCAAACCACGCCTGGGGCTCGGGGTCCAACTGGACTTTTCATCAGGAACCCCCACGGCTCAGCCCACCCGGATCAGGAGCTGACGGACGCACTCCCTCCTCCGCCAGTTTTCCACCGTTCGCTGCTGCTTCCCGGAAGGAGGACTGAGCAGAGGGGGTCTGGGTGAGCCAGTCCTGCCCCAGAGCTCGGACGGCCCTCCCACCCGCCATCTCATCCTGTCCTCATAAGACCCGAATTCGATTTCCAGTATTTTCATCCACAGACGGAATGGCAAGGGTGCCTCTGGGGCGGCCAGGCTGGTCAGGGGCCCTCGGTCTTACAGTTTTGTGCCGTTTGCCCTGTTGTCATCATGGAAGGGTGTGTGAAAAACATCCAGCTGGGGCAATAAAAGCCGTGACACAGGCAGTACTGGGTACAGATGCTTCTGGCGGGGTGATGGATCCAGAGAGCAAACAGACAAAATACGACCACAGACTGCAAGTAAACTTCCTAACGCTAAAACCACATGAAACGCGACAGCCCACGTGATTCAGTGCTCACGGTGCCACGTTTCTAACGTAACCGGGGAAACACACCAGCCTGCACAACCCCGGAAGTAAATTGTTAGTCGGGTTTTTATTCTGAAAGGTGGGAACCACAATTATAATCTGTCCCAAACACATAAAAGTCACCTCTAAAAAGACTTTTTTCTTAACAGAAACAGCTGCAAGGTGGAGCTGCGCGTCAGGGGGACTGGTTCAGGTTCCAGAGAGGGCGCACTTGGGGCTGGGGGACGAGAAGCCCCTCTGCCCActggcccagggcctgggggtCCCGGGCTGGGGTCTGTCCTGCCATTCGCTCTGTGCTGGCTTCAGTCCAGGCTGATGGAGCGGACgccgcccctccccaccccacgccACGTCCCCCCATTAAAAACACCTGCTCTTCCCTGCGGCACCATCCCCTTTCTAGACGGTGAAATCCCCTCAGTTGGCAACTACTGGTGTCACATGTCACAGCCGCACTGACACCTTTGATTCAGGAATCAGGTCTCAGTGGACACCTCTGTCTGCTACTCAGTGGACACGACTGAGTAGTGTCCACACCGTGCGGCCCCTCCACGGCCCCCGCCCGCCCGGCCAAGCCCTGCCGCTGCACGTGGACTGTGTCTTCTGGAATTTCAGGAGAACGGACCACACTGTCCGCGCACCTTGGGTCGGGCTCCTGCCCTTCAGCACGGCCACAGCGATCTTCAGATTCCTCCGTACTTTGCCCTCTCGGGGCTGAGTGGCATCCACTGCGAGGACACTCCCCTGCCCACTGCCTGCTGAtggccatgtggctgcttccacattttggtGGCTAACGCTGCTGGGGACGAACGTCGTGGGCCCGTTCCTGCACGGTCGCTTGCTTTCCttcctcttgggtaaatacttggAAGCACCGGGTCAAGGGAACTCGCTGGGAAGCTGCCCTGCTGTTCTCGGGCAGCGGCTCCGTGTGCAGCCCCAGCTGCCCTGGGCGGCTCACCTGCTCTGGCCCTGCCAGCTAGTGGCCTCGCACCAGTGGGCGGGCAGCGGTTCTCCTGCTGTTCCAACCTGCGTTTCCCTGGTAACCAGCGATAGTCAGCACCTCTGTCCTGCTTGTCAGCCATTCACACATCTTACATCTCTCATGACGTGTCTATTCACATCTTGGGGCCACATTGTTCGGCTGGGTCATCTGCCTATTATTATGTGCTAACTCTTCATgtattttgtcagatatatgtaccgtaaatattttc is a window encoding:
- the C1H1orf159 gene encoding uncharacterized protein C1orf159 homolog isoform X12, whose product is MALPSRRHRCARLWFLEVPAMSAHTQLLVLQDVCQSWEASSAGMNARSRAAPDAAVWCVNAAPTPPTPARGPGRRVCLLPTLLLWARPFLCGGQAGNPDAASSFDFQSHQLQVATNINNFTVEMPALCPPVAHKAKMAALPVTQETPVRKERAAGRPQGEGGWAVEERTTPCPPGRSSPPPTESLGGPRGIPRAGLLPAFGSPGATECALAGASPTLRLLAQSPNARRTPGAVPGSVRAVWPCVLTLLWVSGAQSPDADYKRPEPQVLGASSPSVVWTWWTPTPPAQALACVAQGVSAGLRQADTRQEQQSPEMCTSFTGHGRKWSPKASRVQEAKPRTQHQTLPAVPLGCYGHRAEDGTVSCIRCRNGTHNSSECRGFAARGAHFPMNRSTGTPGRPSFARASSSPWLHSSTSSVPVSCLTSSMEETKPPACSLAKLPR
- the C1H1orf159 gene encoding uncharacterized protein C1orf159 homolog isoform X2, translating into MALPSRRHRCARLWFLEVPAMSAHTQLLVLQDVCQSWEASSAGMNARSRAAPDAAVWCVNAAPTPPTPARGPGRRVCLLPTLLLWARPFLCGGQAGNPDAASSFDFQSHQLQVATNINNFTVEMPALCPPVAHKAKMAALPVTQETPVRKERAAGRPQGEGGWAVEERTTPCPPGRSSPPPTESLGGPRGIPRAGLLPAFGSPGATECALAGASPTLRLLAQSPNARRTPGAVPGSVRAVWPCVLTLLWVSGAQSPDADYKRPEPQVLGASSPSVVWTWWTPTPPAQALACVAQGVSAGLRQADTRQEQQSPEMCTSFTGHGRKWSPKASRVQEAKPRTQHQTLPAVPLAQGLLVASSPGSFTKEPRPPRAAPQRSAPPKKCRVKGRSPATSEEKPCSYKKRRPVPDTVLFHVGSDVASWPGAQPVCPHHSSGPAICLASQQEGLPLRGPFVCRLRAGQVCAGLQHLQPVFLQLLRAPGRGRDRQLHPLQERNSQQLRVQRLRCPGRTLPHEQEHRDARAAELCSGLILSVAAFFYLKRASKLPDVFYGRNKAPGLQPGEAAAMIPPPPSSALHQVLALPEQGASGQHGALPWSLLSSSCVTVDPVSTEVTSHRPPASSPDRVPATVWRSGVGTERRHAQTQGACVSLLGRP
- the C1H1orf159 gene encoding uncharacterized protein C1orf159 homolog isoform X7 yields the protein MALPSRRHRCARLWFLEVPAMSAHTQLLVLQDVCQSWEASSAGMNARSRAAPDAAVWCVNAAPTPPTPARGPGRRVCLLPTLLLWARPFLCGGQAGNPDAASSFDFQSHQLQVATNINNFTVEMPALCPPVAHKAKMAALPVTQETPVRKERAAGRPQGEGGWAVEERTTPCPPGRSSPPPTESLGGPRGIPRAGLLPAFGSPGATECALAGASPTLRLLAQSPNARRTPGAVPGSVRAVWPCVLTLLWVSGAQSPDADYKRPEPQVLGASSPSVVWTWWTPTPPAQALACVAQGVSAGLRQADTRQEQQSPEMCTSFTGHGRKWSPKASRVQEAKPRTQHQTLPAVPLAQGLLVASSPGSFTKEPRPPRAAPQRSAPPKKCRVKGRSPATSEEKPCSYKKRRPVPDTVLFHVGSDVASWPGAQPVCPHHSSGPAICLASQQEGLPLRGPFVCRLRAGQVCAGLQHLQPVFLQLLRAPGRGRDRQLHPLQERNSQQLRVQRLRCPGRTLPHEQEHRDARAAELCSGLILSVAAFFYLKRASKLPDVFYGRNKAPGLQPGEAAAMIPPPPSSGPSAA
- the C1H1orf159 gene encoding uncharacterized protein C1orf159 homolog isoform X9, coding for MALPSRRHRCARLWFLEVPAMSAHTQLLVLQDVCQSWEASSAGMNARSRAAPDAAVWCVNAAPTPPTPARGPGRRVCLLPTLLLWARPFLCGGQAGNPDAASSFDFQSHQLQVATNINNFTVEMPALCPPVAHKAKMAALPVTQETPVRKERAAGRPQGEGGWAVEERTTPCPPGRSSPPPTESLGGPRGIPRAGLLPAFGSPGATECALAGASPTLRLLAQSPNARRTPGAVPGSVRAVWPCVLTLLWVSGAQSPDADYKRPEPQVLGASSPSVVWTWWTPTPPAQALACVAQGVSAGLRQADTRQEQQSPEMCTSFTGHGRKWSPKASRVQEAKPRTQHQTLPAVPLAQGLLVASSPGSFTKEPRPPRAAPQRSAPPKKCRVKGRSPATSEEKPCSYKKRRPVPDTVLFHVGSDVASWPGAQPVCPHHSSGPAICLASQQEGLPLRGPFVCRLRAGQVCAGLQHLQPVFLQLLRAPGRGRDRQLHPLQERNSQQLRVQRLRCPGRTLPHEQEHRDARAAELWGPPGGSLPLPGDVSHQLGPHPLRGCILLPQACQ
- the C1H1orf159 gene encoding uncharacterized protein C1orf159 homolog isoform X13, producing the protein MALPSRRHRCARLWFLEVPAMSAHTQLLVLQDVCQSWEASSAGMNARSRAAPDAAVWCVNAAPTPPTPARGPGRRVCLLPTLLLWARPFLCGGQAGNPDAASSFDFQSHQLQVATNINNFTVEMPALCPPVAHKAKMAALPVTQETPVRKERAAGRPQGEGGWAVEERTTPCPPGRSSPPPTESLGGPRGIPRAGLLPAFGSPGATECALAGASPTLRLLAQSPNARRTPGAVPGSVRAVWPCVLTLLWVSGAQSPDADYKRPEPQVLGASSPSVVWTWWTPTPPAQALACVAQGVSAGLRQADTRQEQQSPEMCTSFTGHGRKWSPKRLGLEDGGQDWNLLRRTDRSFLLNGRFSPPPAPFYQTESH